GCGGAAGCAGTTCAGTTCATAGTGTGCGAgtgaattgtgagagaaaatcgCCAAATGGCTAATAAAAAGTTGTACTGTAAGGATATGTTGCACGTTATTCGCCGATTCTGACTCTGAGGGGGAATATATGCTTTTTGGAAATGACGATCAGTCGTCTAATAATCACGCATCTCCCGGTACATCTTTGCAGCGCAATGGTGCTGCCATCAAGGCGAGAGTGTTCACGAAGCACAAACAGGCTATCATTTCGACCCTTTGCCCAATGGGGAAGGGGGTGGCAGGGTTGAACATGGGGAAGTAGCACTAGCTCTCTAGATTCAGCGGCGCTGGATGCAGCGCCCCACAGAGGTGGGAGTGGCCGTGCTGTGCGTGCGAGAGCCGGGAGACGTGGTAGAGGCAGCAGGAGTGATCTGGATCATGCGTTttactactgtatattatagtaatatagtaacAATTTAGTAATTATGTTTCCTCTTTTCTGATCACTTGGAATGaggacaaaaagacaaaaacaaaacaaaacatgcaaataagttcAAAAGGTTTCCTATTTTCTGATCATTTGGAAAGaagataaaaagacaaaaaataaaaaatcaaatgcaAATAAGTTCAAACATCCATTCAATATCTATTATTTCCTGAATATTACTGATGAACTGATCAAAAAGTAGGCTACTGTTTACATATGTTTTACTACTTTATAGTATAGTAATATAGGaataattttttactttctCCTGTGTTATTGATGGTTTCCTCTTTTCTGATAATTTGGAATGAGgataaaaagaccaaaaaaagaCCAAATTAGATTAGTATATTTACACCCCACATAAACTTTTGGTCACGCccaacatttttctaatttacagtAGATCTCTATCTTTAAGCCCTTTCAAGCCACAAGCTTTTGAAATCTTAATgtcaaaattcagcatttttcaaaaaaaaaaaaaccctggcgCCTAAAGGGTTAAAGGCGAGCAAGATCATTCCCAGAATGAGTTGGCAACACAGATATTTCTGATTGGCAAGCCCTTACTCTCCCTTCCTGTTGTTGTGACAACACTACTCCCAGTCCGTTCTGGCTGGCATCTACCTCCAAAATGAAGGGCAATGAAAAGTTAGCATAAGCCAACACAGGAGTAGTAGTCAGACGCACCTTCAGATCTTGAAAACTGCTCTCACAGTCTTCGGTCCAGGCACTGCTCAAAGATCTCCGTGCACCCTTTCTGTCCTTGCTTCCCACCAGTTCTCCAATCAGGTGATACAAAGGAGCTGAAATCACAGAAAAATTTTTACGAATCGTCTATAATAACTAGTAAATCCCAAAAAGGATCTCAGTGCTGCCACATCCTGTGGTCAGGGCCAATTAGCTACAGCAGTTATCTTCTCAGGGTCAGTAGAGACCCCTTTATTAGATATCACATGCCCCAAGTACTTCACCTCAGTCTTGgaaaaaacagcacttttccAGTTTCACTTTAAGGCCTTCTTGATGCAGTCGACTCAGAACCATTTCCAAACGTTCCAAATGTTGATCTAAAGAACAGGAAAACACAATCACATCGTCAAGATAAAGCAGCAAAGTTTGAAAATGCTGGGACCCAAACATGCGCTTCATGAGTCGCTGAAATGTACTTGGGGCATTGCATAGCCCAAAGGGCATACAATTAAATTCGAAAAGCCCAAAAGGGGTACAGAAAGCAGTCTTACATTTATCCTGTTCATCAACTGGCACCTGGTTGTAGCCGCTTGCCAGGTCTAAGGTTGAAAACCAGAGGGCACCTGAGAGGGCATCAAGAGACTCCTCAATCCGAGGGAGAGGAAAAGTGTATTTCCGAGTCTTTCGATTCAACTGCCGATAGTCTACACATAAATGCAAAGAACCGTCTTTTTTCTTCACTAGGACTATGGGGGATGCATAAGGGCTGCAACTCTCCCTTATTACCTGACTCTCTAAGAGTTGATGTATATGAGCCTTCACTGCATCATATTCAGCAGGTGGAATACGGCTATACCTTTGTTGTATAGGTACCTCATCAGTTAAGGGAATCCCGTGACTAATAAGAGTAGTGCAGCCTAAATCTCCCTCATGGATCGCAAACACTGACTGATACCTTGTCAGTAGGGAGATAACTTTACTCTGCTCTAGCTCGGATAAGGTAGGCAAGTCCACCGATTTTATAAGCTGCTTTACCTTGTCAACCTGTACTTGTTGCATGCTGACTGTGGCCTCCAGTGAACAGGGAACCTCAACAATCCCTGCAGGTAGACTGACTATTTGTGCTGGCTTCAGAGTGCCTAAGGCACAACGTGAAGGGACCCGAACATCAGTATCGCTAACATTTAGCACTGGGACATAAACAGTACACTTAAACACCTGTACTACAGCAGGGACTACTAATACACCAGCAGGAAGCACAACATTAGACAATGGTTTAAAAAGAACAGCCTTAGACAGGTCTACCAGATGCTGTGAACAGGTAGCTGCCACTAATTTCATAACACCCCCTGGTAAGTAAACAGGGCCCCTACCATAACTCTTACAATCCCGGTGGTGGGCCTAACCGATGGCGAAGCACTGTGACAAAACTGAAGGGCCTGCTGCCACTCCTTAGGACACGCTGGATACATGGGAGGCTGAAAAAAGAAGCACCATGCTGACTAAACAAGAGATCATAACACTCACTAATAATGTTCATTCCCAGAACACCATGAGTATTTGTCTTTGACTGCAGACTAGGGGTGTCTTTTACAACAAGAATACAGGCAGAATACTCCCTTCCTGTTGTTAGGGATGTCTTTTACAACAAGAATACAGGCAGAATACTCCCTTCCTGTTGTTGTGACAATACTGCTCCCAGTCCGTTCTGGCTGGCATCTACCTCCAAAATGAAGGGCAATGAAAAGTTAGCATAAGCCAACACAGGAGTAGTAGTCAGATGCACCTTCAGATCTTGAAAACTGCTCTCACAGTATACCCTTATTTGGtataactttccccaacacttcTACAGTTACTTCAGCATAACCCAAATAAGGTATATCAAGCCCATTAGCTGCTTTGAGTAGTAGCCAGTTACAAGAATGAAGTTGTTCACTAAAATGTTGGGGAAAAAAACTCTCTGCTACCGTGGACACCATTGATCCAGTATCCAAAAGACATGGCACCCTAACCCCACTCATGAGCACCATGACCGAAGGGCACGGCCCCACTAAATTTGACACTTTGAGGTGGCTTACCTCAAACTTGTCCCCTCCTGAACCGTTACTCAGCGACTCAGAGGGAGCTAGTTTTCTGACGACTGCTGCTGAGAGCCTACCCTCGGTCTGAAATGAGACTGAGGTCAAGGTTCAACACGTTCATTATCACAATGACTAGCAAAATGGCCAGGCTGTTGATGTCTCCTACACACAACCTGATTACGGTGCACTGTGGGTCGTTTAGGAGGATTCTGCAGTCGGGAAAGCTGCTCCCCAAGCTGATCTCAGCAATTTCAGCAGAATAATTACTTGTACTAGAGGTGTTGGATATATTATAAACGTGAGTCGCACACATTGAAGGTACAGAATAACTTCGCGCCCGCCCCTCTACAGACATCCCTTCCTGCTCCCATCGAATAGCCTCTTTACGAATATCTAAAAGTGTAAAATCCGGATGGGCTCGAACAGTTTGTTTCAATGCCCGTCGAAGGGCTGGATCAATAACGTGTTCAACAAACTTATCTCTCAATAATGTAGCAGAGCTAGGCATTGCATCTGGGGAACTTTCCAACACCTCATTCATAAGCTTAAACAAAGCATGAGAATACTCCTGTAAcgactcaccctcaagttgtttaCGGGAGAAGAATTCCTCTTGTAATGCCACATAAGACTGAGGGCAGCCATACATTTCTAAGAGGATAGAGAGAATCTTATCTGGATCCTCGCTCTCTACACTAGGCctgtatttaatttcatttttagcttCCCCCTCCAAATGGTCATAGATAAAATAAGCTTGCTCAACCAGTATTAAACCCCGGGCCCGCATACTTGCACGGACTTCCTCTACCCATTCAGCTATTCCAATTCCCAAAGTACCTCTAAAGATAGGACACTTCCTTTCCCGGGGCACATACACAAAATGGTCATAAGACCCATTAGGCTGAATTAAAGTCCTAGGAACATCAGGAACAACATTAGAAGATTCAGTTCTTATAGGAGTAGTTTGAACCTCTAAAAGACGTTGATTGTCAGTTGTTAGCTGTTGAACCAAGTCCCGCAGCTCTTGCAGTTCCGCATCCATAATCGCCAGACAAGGCTCATTCTGTCGTCCCCACTAGAAGCGATCTTCTGGCGACACCTTTCTGTTGAATGGTTGTAGGCCACTGCTGTTTTGTaacaaagaaacacaaaaaaaaaaaaaaaaaaaagaagaacagaagaaaagagaaagagaaaaaaaaaaaaacccaacaaaaaGCCAATACCAACCGCTAGAAATTAAGAAAAATCACGTCACGTCTCgtttcacaaaaaaatcctGCCGACTATGCCAGATGTAACCGAGCGATACCCAGACTATGTGGGTTTAACACCCACGGAACTAGTTTAAACACAGCAACACAAGTTCCttgttgatatatttatagttttctttaaaaaaaattcataactTCATAAAATCCAACTTGAGATCAGCTATTAAAATCATGGCCCATCATTTCATAGATATCAGGGTTACCAAGCCTGCAGGAAGAGAAAATAGAGAAAAGCCTCAAGGCCACGGACCCCAAACCTAGAAACACACACCACACGTGcacaaatatacaaaacatcaaCAATGAAAAGGGTGtagtaaataatgcaaataattcTACACTCTCAACTCATCTCATGCAGTGCAGGAAATTTCACACCAAGGGAGGAGACCCAGATGACCCCAGACGAAAGCACTCCCATGCAGGCTGGTTCCTATAACACAACAAACTTATAAAATGGGTTAAAACTTATATCAACAAATCCCAGCAGTTGGCatcaaataaactaaattagtTAAAAAACCAAACCAGAAGTGCAGAAATACAAAATCAACACATCAcaataaatttaaatcaaagcaaatcataaacaaaacagcagGGCCTAGACATCAGAAGTCCATATGACAGAGCTGCACAAGAAAAAATCTCTGCCGTAATCCGAGAGACCCAAACCAAAAAAGATGAAACCAAGTGATATCCAGAAGTTTCACTATATTTTGACTACGCCACTGGGGTTTTGCACCCACGGAAAACACAGCAACACAAGTTCCTTGCTAGTGAAAAATGGGACGGAGACATGACCTTCAAGTTCAagaattttattaacaaagggTATAAAAAATCTCCACTTAGACAATCAActttattgtatgttttttttttttttttttaaggaagtcaCAACTTCTTAAAATATAAGGTTTACCTTATCCTTATTCCTGCAGGAAGAAAAAGGGAAATGTCACAGGGCCACAGACCCCCAGCCTTAAAGCACACACCACATGTGCACTGATATACAAATCATCAACCAACAACATAAAAAGGAAATCTCACACCACCATGCAGTGAGGAGAAGAAGACCCGGACAACCCCAGAGGAAAGCACTCCCATGCAGGCTGGTTCCTATAACACAGAAAAATGGATTTAGAGCTTCTGGTTACATAACACATAACAAACCCCAGCAGTTGGCATAAAGTAGACTCGACTAACAGAACCGCTGCATAACACAGCTCAATACAGGCTAAATACGGAGTCCAAAGCTCCGAAAATAACCGCGTTAACAGCTCACATGCTTACACTCTCGTATCGAGCGTTACCTCCCTGCgattaacacaaaataaacaatgtaaaaaaacaaaacatctttcTACGAGCCTTGTTACAGCATCAGGGCAAATACCATGCTCATACCTCACCATCATGTTTCAGAGTCACGACACCAGAAAGAGACAACGAAGATCACAACTTTAGGAAGTTACGTAATCTACTACCGTTTGCGCTATTTAGAAGGCAAAATAAGGACATACCCACCACCCAACACACCATCCTTATTATTCACCCGGTCACATACATCTGAAATGGATGCAGTCACCACATAACTAATGTCTATATTGTCAAAAATGGATTTCACATCAATGGACTTATTAAATACAAGATATTCAGTTTAGGTTAATACACCTATATAtagccaaaaatgtaaatacaaacaaatcCATGTAAGACTGTAGGATTTCATCATGTGATAGCTGATGTGCGAAAGTTTTATCTGTAGTACATCAATGTCCAAACATTGTCCATAGCTGAAGTTGGCTGAtagtaaataatagtaaaaattaaataattcaacCTCTTGTAATGAAAACAGAGGTCCCAAACACCAAACTCTTCCTAACCAGGAACTGTCAAAAATAGTCCAGACTATGGTCCAACGTCAAAAAGAACTTTAAATCATGATGTGGTGGCTTCACCAATAAAGAGTCCTtctaaaatgcatacaaatacaCTGTCTTAAACTCTTAGCATCAGTCCAAACATAGGCCATACATACATGTACCATCTAAGCAAAAAAACATCAGTAATGTACActtataaacagaaaaaaaaaaaaaaaaaaaaaaaaagaaacctccTTTAGGCTGGGCTTAAAATTACATACTTCTCAACCAGGACACAGCACAATGTGTTCAACAGTTGAGCCATGCTGGCTACTGTTGCTTGCTACTactctcttcttcttctttggtGTTTTTTCCATTACCGCCACCGACTGGACTGGAATGTGGATCAGgatatatgcatatacatataatggGGGAGAGAGGGGAAAGGGcatagaaacaaaacaaaaccaaccaaacaaacaaacaaaaaactatattCTCTTACTTAATTTACATTCtttaataaacttaataatatcatcatatattattaagtacttcttacctataaggcacttaacggtttagctcctgcgtacctaactagtcttccaccacgctacaatccatcacgctccctaggGTCGCagaactctggactgttggtagtacctaggatagcaaagtctaaaggaggtagagctttttcacatttggctcccaaactctggaatagCCTTCcagataacgttcggggttcagacacactctctctgtttaaatctagattaaaaatgcatctttttaGCCAGGCATTCAAAtgatgcatctcataaactttttcctgcagttatgtctgatcaaatgtttattattaatcttttagctctggttgaacaaatctctctttgcttggtttgaacagcagctacactaattatgttcctatttgttctcggtttctgccatgggattgacatcccatggaaactaggaattcacaagctccagtctggatccagaacacttaagaagagatgatgccaaccccacagaggacttcagatgataccaaccctgaaacaacatccagcactaccgaattctttTACTAATTTATGGTAGTCTCTCATTGTATTTTACACACTGAAGTAGTACACGTTCAGCGTTTTTTTGTAGATTACAATGCATTCATTCCCCAGTTGGGTGCTTGCCAATTCTATATAATGTACTATTAAGTCCAATATGTCCAATTCTAAGatgtgtaataatattttcatcCCTTTGATTCCTATTTTCCTTTCTCCCAGCACCAActgttttttgtatattatacaAGTGTCTACCTGTTTCATGGTCATCCCAATATATCTGCCAAACTGATTGTGTATAAGTTCTAATGTATACTTTAGCTTCTGCTTTACTTAATCGAATATGTTGATCAACTTGCTTTATTCTTAAAGTTTGTTTGGCCAGAATATCAATCTTCTTCTTTCCTTCTCTTCTGTCCATTGTAGGGCCAATAATACTGCCAATAGCTCAGCAGAATATACTGACAAATGGTTGGTTACTCTTTTCTTAATATAAAATTCACACACTGGAATATATACAGCTGCACCTGTATATCCTGTTTCAGGATCCTTGGATCCATCTGTATATAAAACCACTGAGTGTGGGAAATGTTTCTCAAAGTACTCCTGGACTATAAACCATATCGGAAGTTGATTAGATTTGTCTTTCAATTCCTGCTGTATACTAAAATCAACAGCTAGCAAGGGGAATAACCAGGGAGGAGTGGAGGAAATTGAGACTGTATCACTATACTGTAATTGAAGTAATCCTATATTTCTTGCTTTCACATCACCTATCCACCCAAAACGTGTAAAATTTGTTTCATTATGTTCCCAGCATTcttttaatacacttttaacAGGATGTGTTTCATTTTGTACTTGGAGACTGACCCAGTATGCCATTATTAATTTAACTCTTCTAATTCTTAATGGCATTTCTCCCATTTCCACCTGCATTGATGATACTGGAGATGATCTGAATGCCCCACTACATATTCTCAGGGCCTGAGCTTGCAATACATCTAACTCCTTGAGATTTGATTCTGCTGCTGACATGTAGTCAAGAACAGATCTCATGAGTGCCCAGTATATGTTCTGTAGAGATGCCCTACTTGCTCCCCATTCCTGTCCTGATAAGCATCGAAGTATGTTgatgacatttttacatttgtccTTAATTTTATTCAGATGAGCTTTCCATGTCAATTTTTCATCAAACCAAACCCCAAGAAACCTAACAGCTTTTACTTGCTCCAACTGTTGCCTGTAAAGTTTCAAAGAAAGGGGTGAGATTTTGTACCGCCCTGAAAAACAATAAACCTGTGTTTTGGctacagatcatttattacTCCACTTTTCCACTTCATTAATTGTTGCTTGCATTTtcttattaacatattttatattacggCCTCTAATCCAGAAAGCCCCGTCATCTGCATACAGAGATTTCCCTACGCTTTGTTTAACCTGAGAGAAAATGTCATTAATCATTATGTAGAATAATAACGGATTACACACACTACCCTGTGGAGCACCATTCTCCGCAGTGTAAACTTTGGAATATTCTTTACCTACCCTCACTTGTATTTTCCTgttaaaaaaagtccaaaaccCAATTGTATGTTCTACCGTTAATTCCTAATGATTTAAATTTTATCATTAATCCTTCTTTCCAGAGCATCTGCTAACTCTCTCCTCCACATGGGTTTACTTAAGGAAacctaaaacaccctagcaCTCCTAGTGGTAAGGAAGAAAACTGCCATTAATGGATTAATGTGGGCAGTCCCATGGTGTGGGCTGCTCACAAAGAGCCTGTGATGTGCCCAAAGCTGTGGGCCTCACCTGGGCATGTTTAGGTTTGGAGTGGGCTGGCCCTAGCCCACTGTGCCCGCAAAAAGCCAGCATGGGCCCCGCAAGGACATGTTTGCAGAGTGATTAATATCTGTTGTAACCATCATTCTGTAACAGCAGGCTTAGGTTGAAGTTATGGTCGAAATTCCCTTATGAACCTGACTTATGAAGATAATCTGGTGACACTTGAAGTATCTCTAATGACATCAAAAAATGTATACTCTTTTAGTGTGTGTGACTCCAGACAATGCCTTTGAATATGCTTTAATCATGACCGTGAGGACCTCATACCAATCACAGAGAATCCTCCTGACAAAAAGAATACAACAGTTTATATAGCATAGGTGCATGGCAACAAAGATAAAGTTAACAAAGATACTAAAAAAAGAAGGATCTCATGTGTGTTTTGAAAGTCTGTCATTGTGTCTTTGTATATTCTAAcctttttcataattttcatcttttcatcaaaataaagGATATATAGACTGAAATAAAGGATATATACTGTAAGTACATACATTTGTGAAAATAATTGTGCATGTAACATTTTGGTGTTAATCAATGTGATATTACTCAAAGAGAAGATTTTAGACTGATCAGAGCATCAGCGATAAAAGAGAAGTACAGCTGCTTCAGTCATCTCTCTGGTAGCACTAGAAGCTGTATTAGTACCATAACCATCCCAGTCGAAACTCGTAAAGTCCCCACACTGTCTAGGAGCCTCTTCAGGAAAGTGTCCACCTCCACCAATACAGAACTGCAACAATTTGAGTACATTACTAGCAACACAACATGCATTTCTTCAATTAACATTGGTGCtgtaaatttatttctgttctaATTATATTACTGTAAATGCACTTCCTCTTCGTTTTCACACTGAGACATGAATTATTGTCTGTCTGAATTGTTATATGTCACAAATTCTGTTCATTAAGTTTGTTGTAAATACACCTTTTTGACTCACATGTTCAGTGTGACAAGCGGTTGGTTTAACGCCTGAACAAAGAGCCATAGCTGCCTTTTCATTATTGAAGACTCTAAATGCAATGAATCCAGGCTCAAATCTTCctgaaaaacatgaacaaaatataTCACTGATAATGATCTGTCATAGTAGGTCCATGCACACATGATATTGGATCAAGAAATATTGTCATACCTCTTGAAGTAGGACCATACAGATTTTTGGTTGATTCCACATCTCCAGTATCATACACTATTGGAATAGCAGGTCCATTATCAGTGCTGCATGTCCCGATTCCAAACCTCACAGGAAATTTCTGGAAAAGCGAAGATAAATATTCtgtgctattttttatttgtagctTTGCCTATATTTCTGTGAATGTTTCCAACTCAAAACTGGTGTCAAAGTTTATCTGACCTTGAACAAATTGAAAAGGTTTCCTCTATGTAGGTTTAAGAAGTGATCTTCAGTGTGGTATCGCAGGATGGAGGCAGTTCTCCACTGTTCCAACTCACTATTATTAGGAACATGCCACACAGATACATCCTGTGCCACAATGTCATAGTATCCAGGAttctgtcaagtcaagtcatatttacagtatttgtatAGTACTTTATAAAATGctaattgttttaaaacagcTTCACTGTAATAAAAGGGAAAATAACAGTGCTGATgttacaaaattacatttataaaacaaaaacttctCATCCGACAGTGTAAGTCCAGTCAAATCAATAATATGTTTGaatattattgaatattaatGATCTGACTGTGTCAGATTCTGCTTCAGATTCTGGATAAAAAACACTGATTGTCAGTCCAGTgacttaatgcactttatgtTGAACCATGGCTGTAAAAccattaaagtaataaaaagtaCCTTATAATCATCACTTGTAGCAGCTTCTGCAGCTCCAAATGTGACTGTGTTTGCCCATGTCCCGTCACCTTCAGGCTGGTTTGGGTCACTGCCCTGCTGACTAGACCAGCGATCACCAACAGTGCACTTTCCATACATGTTGTTTTCATGAACACTGGCCACCAGCGTCCAGCCGCCACCAGCAGTGGTCATATCACAGAACGTCTGGTAAAGGACTCCTCTTGATGTAATCAGGTAGTACAGGCCGTCTGTTTGAACAGAAGTATGTCAAATATGtgctttttatcattttatcaaataACTCTATCATTATCAGATTACCACACTAAAATGACTGACATTTGTCTAGTTCTTGCAAGACATTTAGTAACATTTCCATCCACTGATCATTGGTTAAAAGATCTTTCATGTAATATTGCACTGGAAAGAATAACCTACAGAATAAAGGGCAAACTATAGGAAAATCATAAAATTTGTAATCTGTTTATACAGTTTCTGGAAAATAACCAAACATGGGCACAGGCAATTTTAAATACCTCTCATTCTACTAAttgatgtgtgtatatatgttgcgcttttgtatatatatatatatatatatatatatatatatatgtatgttaaaTAGAATATTAGGAGAATATTGTACCATCATTAACTTGATACTTGTCACGAATTTCTTTGCAGCTTCGAGCAACATACTTCATTCTGCCCAGAAGTTTTGCAGCCTCAGGGTTGATGTTGGTATCACAGATTTTACAAGATGTCACTTCACAATATGAAACATAAAGACATAGTTTAATATATTGTGATACAAAATGGGATTTTCAAAGTCTTCAAATAAATCcatttcagttaacaaaatattatacttactttttaaagacTCGCAGAACCATAAATTCAGTGAGAGGCTGAGAAGGAtccctaaaaacatttttgtattctgcaaagaaaaggaaaaaaggatTCACAGTTACACATTAAACACTTTTTCCTATAATCAATTTGTTGCAAAGCAATTCAGCGTTGTTAACTTGATTATGTAC
The sequence above is a segment of the Labeo rohita strain BAU-BD-2019 chromosome 7, IGBB_LRoh.1.0, whole genome shotgun sequence genome. Coding sequences within it:
- the LOC127169004 gene encoding intelectin isoform X2, which codes for MVLIQSEEGNTRQDKNNTKMFLGILLSLSLNLWFCESLKMTSCKICDTNINPEAAKLLGRMKYVARSCKEIRDKYQVNDDGLYYLITSRGVLYQTFCDMTTAGGGWTLVASVHENNMYGKCTVGDRWSSQQGSDPNQPEGDGTWANTVTFGAAEAATSDDYKNPGYYDIVAQDVSVWHVPNNSELEQWRTASILRYHTEDHFLNLHRGNLFNLFKKFPVRFGIGTCSTDNGPAIPIVYDTGDVESTKNLYGPTSRGRFEPGFIAFRVFNNEKAAMALCSGVKPTACHTEHFCIGGGGHFPEEAPRQCGDFTSFDWDGYGTNTASSATREMTEAAVLLFYR